DNA from Neoarius graeffei isolate fNeoGra1 chromosome 17, fNeoGra1.pri, whole genome shotgun sequence:
tgttagtatcagaatcatattacaagatatcaagttcaacattcagcaatatcttggcatcactgtttgccaagtttgacatgaatttgatgaaccatctaggaggagtacgttagaaATCtctagcatcaacaacgctttttctgaggtcctcagaaatctcctttgttcgtgccatgatacacttccacaaacgtgttgtgaagctcagactttgatagatccctgttctttaaataaaacagggtgcccactcacacctgactgtcatcccattgattgaaaacacctgactctaatttcacctccaaattaactgctaatcctagaggttcacatacttttgccactcacagatatgtaatattggatcattttcctcaataaataaatgaccaagtctaatatttttgtctcatttgtttaactgggttctctttatctacttttaggacttgtgtgaaaatctgatgatgttttaggtcatatttatgcagaaatatagaaaattctaaagggttcacaaactttcaagcaccactttatgtTCTACACTCTAACCAAGGGGAAATGCGTGACAGAAGCAAACCTGACGCACATGTTCTGGTCCTGTTTGAAGTGAAAGGGATTCTGATCATCTTTATCCACAATCTTCAATCAAGTGTCCGAGTTCGACATACAGCCAAGCTGAAACAGTTATTACTGGAGTGTTGTTCAATAATACAGCAATAAAACACAGCTTTAACCCAAAGCCATCAGCACGCATCAGTGACCTGAGGGAAAGATAAACCCAAATAAATCTCTAACTGTTTGGAATCTGCTGATACTGATAtgcgcaataataataataataataataaatgagttAGTAGATGTTTTCATGTTTACTCATCATCATCAGTGAGTGCTGTAGAACGTGACTGAAACTGAAAGACAGGTCACTCTGTGATCAGCGTGAAACATCTAGTTATTTTTACGCTGCTCCTTTACCTCAGGTCTCGACAGGTTTGTCCAAGCACTGGCTGCTGTTCTTGCAGGTGTCCTGCTTGGCCTCCTCCTGGTTCTGGTGCTCACTCGGAATCCAAACGGGCTGAACCAGGATGAAGAGCTAATTCACTACGACGTGCTTCATTTCCTCACACagctcttccttctccttgagctGATGTTCTTTCTCCAGAACCTCCTTGCATTTGGCTAACAGGCGCCGCTGAAGACGTTGGTTCTTCTGGATCAGCTCGAAGTTACTCGGGTCACTCATCTTCTTTCTTCTCCAACGATGAATGTTAATGGGATTTTCGAGTAGTTTCTGCAAGCGTTTACATTTTGCTTGCTCCCGAAACAGGTCCTTCTGCATATGGCCGATCTGCTGCTTGAGGAACTCCACACTGGACACGGAATTGCTGAGGGCTAACTTCTCACTCCTCAGTTTCTTGATCTCCTGCTTGAGCAAGTGGATTTCCTGCACCCTTTGGTCATAATGGTCCCTTCCTTTGTTCAGGATAGACTCCTGAACCCTGTTCTTCTCAGAAAGCTGTTCTAGTTCTTCGTCCTGCTGCGCCAGCTGACTCCTGAGAGTGTCCCGCTCGCTGATGACCTGGTTCAGTTCTCTCTGCTGCACCGCTTTCTCGGCTTCAGCATCTGCTATTTTTTTCAGCAAGTTTTGTAGTTTGAGCTTCTGATTGTCCAGACAGTGCATGGTCTTTTGGGTCTCCTGCTTCATCTTCTGAAGCTCAGCCTTAAGAACCTCCTTTTGTTTCTCTTTTTGCTGGAGCTCTGCGTGCTCTTTGGCCAGTGCTGCCTCTTTGCTTTGGATTTCCTGTAAGAGCTCACGGTTCTTTTGGTTCATGGAGTGCATCTTGCGCTGCAAATCTTTGAGGTCATTCTGAGCATCAAGCAGACTCTTGGAGTAATTGTTGCGTTCAACCCTGATTTCCCTGTTGAGTTGTTCTTGCTGCTTGAGCTTCATGCCTGCCTCAGCGATCTTCTTCTTGTAATCAATCATCTCCCGCTCTTGCACTTTACGTTCCTCCATATTCAGTAAGACCTTGTGTGTGAGGTTGTTGGTTTCTTTGTTGCACCGGTCCTGCTCCTTTTCCATCTGAAGGATCATTTTGCCCTTCTTCTGTAGCTCATCTTGGGATTTGAGAATTTCCTGCTCCAACGCCATGTTCTTAAACTCATGATTCTTCACCAAGTTTATTTGCTCCTCCGTTTCCATTGCTTTCTTGAGCAAATCCCGACTGAGCACTTCTTTCTCATGCATCAGTT
Protein-coding regions in this window:
- the LOC132864517 gene encoding cilia- and flagella-associated protein 58-like, which encodes MSTMEKEEPPPPPAADRKTYEELEAEFQEALIEVKGKKTLAKFSVEYDKLILALKKSQENEKKLITKCQKLNAEMKSNSVKVEAALRQSHEDQITIIKLRKEVEMTYVKVEVANEKKKTAFDTIKTMQRELNKVNELVERSGLLSLEEGQTVDCILKDKMQLEAEIKKLQTQLSILQEDLVNITTKQQETEEDNMMAQETILQLQKDARVHQEVFSKQTLEKEKLEESLKQVQADLETKQMEKEMLVTQCQGVTEEKDKVTEELLKQKILNEKVSNKLEEMKVRNTQLQNDIEKKLFSIKKLTKENEQNASELMVEKKENSKMKQELAKQAKMKKLVCQTKEQKRQVEGQRDALKHQVTCMKKEREMTQKQTESDKMTITKLMHEKEVLSRDLLKKAMETEEQINLVKNHEFKNMALEQEILKSQDELQKKGKMILQMEKEQDRCNKETNNLTHKVLLNMEERKVQEREMIDYKKKIAEAGMKLKQQEQLNREIRVERNNYSKSLLDAQNDLKDLQRKMHSMNQKNRELLQEIQSKEAALAKEHAELQQKEKQKEVLKAELQKMKQETQKTMHCLDNQKLKLQNLLKKIADAEAEKAVQQRELNQVISERDTLRSQLAQQDEELEQLSEKNRVQESILNKGRDHYDQRVQEIHLLKQEIKKLRSEKLALSNSVSSVEFLKQQIGHMQKDLFREQAKCKRLQKLLENPINIHRWRRKKMSDPSNFELIQKNQRLQRRLLAKCKEVLEKEHQLKEKEELCEEMKHVVVN